The following are from one region of the Lacinutrix sp. Bg11-31 genome:
- a CDS encoding phytoene/squalene synthase family protein encodes MKALFDTVSNSCSKIVTQSYSTSFSMATKMLATSIRQDIYNIYGFVRFADEIVDSFHDYDKETLFIKFEADLEDSLANKISLNPILNAFQHTYHKYSIEKHMVDSFMRSMKLDLSKTTYLTENEYNDYIYGSADVVGLMCLKVFVKGDDTKYNELKASAMSLGSAFQKVNFLRDLKADFDVLERSYFPNTDLNNLDESAKQLIIKDIESDFAKGLEGVKLLPIEAKFGVFMAYRYYNQLLKKLKKTPALEIKNTRIRVPNYKKVELLTRSYVKYQLNLL; translated from the coding sequence ATGAAAGCATTATTCGATACGGTTTCTAATAGTTGTAGTAAGATTGTTACCCAATCTTACAGCACGTCATTTTCTATGGCTACGAAAATGCTTGCGACTTCGATTAGACAAGATATTTATAATATTTACGGTTTTGTTAGGTTTGCAGATGAGATTGTAGATTCGTTTCACGATTACGACAAGGAAACACTATTTATAAAATTTGAAGCAGATTTAGAAGACTCTTTGGCAAACAAAATAAGCTTAAACCCAATTCTTAATGCTTTCCAGCACACATACCATAAATACAGCATTGAGAAGCATATGGTAGATTCTTTTATGAGAAGTATGAAACTTGACCTTTCTAAGACTACTTATTTAACAGAAAACGAATACAATGATTATATATATGGTTCTGCAGATGTTGTTGGTCTTATGTGTTTAAAAGTCTTTGTTAAAGGAGATGATACTAAATACAACGAATTAAAAGCATCAGCCATGTCGTTAGGCTCTGCTTTTCAGAAAGTAAATTTTTTAAGAGATTTAAAAGCAGATTTTGATGTTTTAGAACGCTCTTATTTTCCTAATACAGATTTAAATAATCTTGACGAAAGTGCTAAGCAATTAATTATAAAAGATATTGAAAGTGATTTCGCAAAAGGTCTTGAAGGTGTAAAACTACTGCCTATAGAAGCAAAATTTGGTGTTTTTATGGCTTATCGTTATTACAATCAACTATTAAAAAAATTAAAAAAGACACCTGCTTTAGAAATTAAAAATACACGAATAAGAGTTCCAAATTATAAAAAAGTAGAGCTATTAACTAGGAGTTACGTAAAATATCAACTAAATTTATTGTAA
- a CDS encoding sterol desaturase family protein, protein MQTLFWILVFLVTFSAMEFMAWFTHKYIMHGFLWSLHKDHHHKEHDSWFERNDTFFIFYAIVSMTCFYLWSYEGIWYCLPIALAIMAYGASYFIVHDIFIHQRFKLLRNSNNWYAKGLRRAHKMHHKHLGKGDGECFGMLFVPFKYFKR, encoded by the coding sequence ATGCAAACTTTATTCTGGATCCTCGTTTTTTTAGTAACATTTAGTGCCATGGAATTTATGGCGTGGTTTACCCATAAATACATAATGCATGGTTTTTTATGGTCATTACATAAAGATCACCACCATAAAGAACATGATAGTTGGTTCGAGCGTAACGATACTTTTTTTATTTTCTATGCTATAGTAAGCATGACCTGCTTTTACCTTTGGAGTTACGAAGGTATTTGGTATTGTCTACCAATAGCCTTAGCTATAATGGCTTATGGTGCTTCTTATTTTATTGTACATGATATTTTTATTCATCAACGTTTTAAGCTTTTGAGAAACTCTAATAATTGGTATGCTAAAGGTTTAAGACGTGCTCATAAAATGCATCATAAACATTTAGGGAAAGGTGATGGAGAATGTTTTGGAATGCTATTCGTGCCATTTAAATATTTTAAGCGTTAA
- a CDS encoding lycopene cyclase family protein, which yields MLSSKSFDYIIIGNGLAGLQLALSLAEDSFFDGKQIALIDKSKKSINDKTWSFWEKGKGKWDNIVKKSWNTALFYSSEKQLSLNLSPYTYKAIYALDFYTEAKRRLIEKSNIHFIIDEVVLVEDLAKPVVKTASNSYSAHHVFDSRITDVYFSELNNYTKIIQHFKGWIIETETPVFNPAQFTMMDYRLKDGEQTTFTYVLPFSETKALVEFTYFTANLVDEETYDVYIKKYIQDILKIESYKIIETESGNIPMTNFPFENYSTKNITKIGTAGGWVKGSTGYSFKHTEKKVASIVENLKLYKQPSKGLFKQKYEFYDKVFLKVLLDENKKGEWIFEQFYAKNTIETMFRFLDEDSSLLEELKVMKSLFSLAFIKAFFKTL from the coding sequence ATGCTAAGTAGCAAATCTTTCGATTACATTATTATTGGCAATGGTCTTGCTGGTTTACAATTAGCATTATCACTTGCTGAAGATTCTTTTTTCGATGGAAAACAAATTGCTTTAATAGATAAATCTAAAAAAAGCATAAACGATAAAACCTGGAGTTTTTGGGAAAAAGGCAAAGGGAAATGGGATAATATTGTTAAAAAATCTTGGAATACAGCTTTGTTTTATTCTTCTGAGAAACAACTTTCATTAAACCTTAGTCCCTATACTTATAAAGCCATATATGCTTTAGATTTTTATACTGAAGCCAAACGAAGACTTATAGAAAAATCTAATATTCATTTTATTATAGATGAAGTTGTTTTAGTTGAAGATTTAGCAAAACCAGTAGTAAAAACAGCATCTAACTCCTACTCTGCTCATCATGTTTTTGATAGTAGAATTACTGACGTTTATTTTTCAGAATTAAACAATTATACTAAAATTATTCAGCATTTTAAAGGTTGGATTATTGAAACTGAAACTCCCGTTTTTAATCCAGCTCAATTTACAATGATGGATTATAGACTTAAAGATGGAGAACAAACTACATTTACTTACGTTTTGCCTTTCTCTGAAACTAAAGCACTAGTAGAGTTTACGTATTTTACTGCAAATTTGGTAGATGAAGAAACCTACGATGTTTACATTAAAAAATACATTCAAGATATTTTAAAAATTGAAAGTTATAAAATAATAGAAACAGAAAGCGGAAACATCCCAATGACGAATTTTCCTTTCGAAAATTATTCAACTAAAAATATTACAAAAATTGGTACAGCTGGTGGTTGGGTTAAAGGTTCTACTGGCTATTCGTTTAAACACACAGAAAAAAAAGTGGCATCAATTGTAGAAAATTTAAAACTATACAAACAGCCATCAAAAGGGCTATTTAAACAAAAATACGAGTTTTACGATAAGGTGTTTCTAAAAGTTTTACTAGACGAAAACAAAAAAGGAGAATGGATTTTCGAGCAATTTTATGCTAAAAACACTATTGAAACTATGTTTCGGTTTTTAGACGAAGACTCTTCATTATTAGAAGAATTAAAAGTTATGAAATCTTTATTTTCTTTAGCATTTATAAAGGCCTTTTTTAAAACATTATAG
- a CDS encoding TlpA disulfide reductase family protein — translation MAKRKISTKNIIFIIIIALLIIPQTRQQIQIALHIVIAKSSPSVEKEDALEKVSSYNWQLQDLEGNSFQLDQAKGKVTLVNIWATWCPPCIAEMPSLQDLYNDYSDKIEFVLVSNEKQEVIKTFLKKKNYNLKIYSPLTEAPETFNVSSIPRTFLLDREGNIIIDESGAANWNSETVRNTIDELIKL, via the coding sequence ATGGCTAAAAGAAAAATTTCAACTAAAAATATAATTTTTATAATAATTATTGCTTTGTTAATTATTCCGCAAACACGTCAGCAAATTCAAATAGCTTTACATATTGTAATTGCAAAATCGAGCCCTAGTGTTGAAAAAGAAGATGCTTTAGAAAAGGTAAGTAGTTATAATTGGCAGTTACAGGACTTAGAAGGGAATAGCTTCCAATTAGATCAAGCAAAGGGAAAAGTAACATTGGTGAATATTTGGGCAACCTGGTGTCCTCCTTGTATTGCAGAAATGCCTTCACTTCAAGATTTATATAATGATTATAGCGATAAAATTGAATTTGTTTTAGTCTCTAATGAAAAACAAGAAGTAATAAAGACTTTCTTGAAAAAGAAGAACTATAATTTAAAAATCTACTCACCTTTAACTGAGGCTCCCGAAACATTTAATGTAAGCAGTATTCCAAGAACTTTTCTATTAGATAGAGAAGGTAATATTATTATTGACGAATCTGGCGCTGCAAATTGGAATAGCGAAACTGTTAGAAATACTATAGATGAATTGATAAAACTATAA
- a CDS encoding anti-sigma factor, which produces MIRKMILGALVLGFFATSCSNDDDAVVAASTTSGLTVNLEGLEALGDDFVYEGWVIVDGNPVSTGTFSSVTFPQTFQVNTAQLNAATTFVLSIEPAVDSDPLPATTKILAGDFSGNSAAVNSNLVADFSLVAGTYILATPTDMDDTNESSGVWFLDNSSGSAAIGLTLPTLSSGWKYEGWAVIEGTPVSTGTFIDASMADNNAGTSPFKGDAGNGPGYPGEDYLQNAPTGITFPTDLKGATIVISVEPSPDNNAAPFTLKPLAHMVPSDAMDHTAITMGTGPVTSLSGSVTR; this is translated from the coding sequence ATGATTAGAAAAATGATTTTAGGAGCCTTGGTATTAGGATTTTTTGCCACCTCTTGTAGTAACGACGACGATGCAGTAGTAGCAGCATCAACAACTTCTGGTTTAACAGTTAACCTTGAAGGATTGGAAGCACTTGGAGATGATTTCGTGTATGAAGGTTGGGTAATAGTAGATGGAAATCCAGTATCGACAGGTACATTTAGTTCTGTAACTTTTCCACAAACATTTCAAGTAAATACAGCACAATTAAATGCAGCAACTACGTTTGTTCTTTCAATTGAACCAGCAGTAGATTCAGATCCATTACCAGCTACAACAAAAATATTAGCAGGAGATTTTTCAGGAAACTCTGCTGCAGTAAACTCTAATTTAGTAGCAGATTTTTCTCTAGTAGCAGGAACTTACATTTTAGCAACACCAACAGATATGGACGATACTAATGAGTCTAGTGGTGTTTGGTTTTTAGACAATTCATCAGGTAGTGCAGCTATTGGTTTAACATTGCCAACATTATCTAGTGGATGGAAATATGAAGGTTGGGCAGTAATAGAAGGAACCCCAGTAAGTACAGGTACATTTATAGATGCATCAATGGCAGATAATAATGCAGGAACATCACCATTTAAAGGAGATGCAGGAAATGGCCCTGGTTATCCAGGAGAAGATTACTTACAAAATGCACCAACTGGAATAACATTTCCAACAGATTTAAAAGGCGCAACAATTGTAATTTCTGTAGAGCCAAGTCCAGATAATAATGCAGCACCATTTACATTAAAACCATTAGCGCATATGGTGCCAAGTGATGCTATGGATCATACAGCAATAACTATGGGTACAGGTCCAGTAACTTCTTTGTCAGGATCAGTAACAAGATAA
- a CDS encoding Crp/Fnr family transcriptional regulator: MNSLWFFEDTNLFKVLCPHKFKAYKKEHDFDAYKKKDYIYFTEDSANKVYLIEKGKVKVGYYSEDGQEVVKAILSKGQLFGEKAILGELKRDEFAQSIDNSTSICPISVDTMHELMRDNQTFSFKVYKFIGFKFKKLERRLQLLMFKDTKTRLLDFLDELCTEYGYDCPKTGDHVIKHPYTQKDIASLIGTSRPTLNILINELKEEKVLDFNRNEIRMFKTSA; encoded by the coding sequence ATGAATTCACTTTGGTTTTTCGAAGACACCAATCTTTTTAAAGTGCTGTGTCCTCACAAGTTTAAAGCATACAAGAAAGAGCACGATTTTGATGCCTACAAAAAGAAGGATTACATTTATTTTACAGAAGATTCTGCGAACAAAGTTTATCTTATAGAAAAAGGAAAAGTTAAAGTCGGCTATTATAGTGAAGATGGACAAGAAGTAGTAAAAGCTATTTTATCTAAAGGGCAGTTATTTGGTGAAAAAGCAATTCTAGGAGAATTAAAGCGAGATGAGTTTGCACAATCTATAGACAATAGTACTTCTATTTGTCCTATAAGTGTAGATACTATGCATGAGCTTATGAGAGATAATCAAACCTTTAGTTTTAAAGTGTATAAATTTATTGGATTTAAGTTTAAAAAATTAGAAAGACGTCTTCAGCTTTTAATGTTTAAAGACACTAAAACAAGATTATTAGATTTTTTAGATGAATTGTGTACAGAATATGGATACGATTGCCCGAAAACAGGAGATCATGTTATTAAACATCCTTATACTCAAAAAGATATAGCTTCATTAATAGGAACTTCAAGACCTACTTTAAATATTTTAATTAATGAATTGAAAGAAGAAAAGGTTTTAGATTTTAATAGAAATGAAATTAGAATGTTTAAAACATCAGCATGA
- a CDS encoding aconitate hydratase, producing MAFDIDMIKKVYSQMAERVDAAREVVGKPLTLSEKILYNHLWDGKATKAFTRGKDYVDFAPDRIALQDATAQMALLQFMQAGKSKVAVPTTTHCDHLIQAKDGASTDLKNANNTSSEVFNFLESVSNKYGLGFWKPGAGIIHQVVLENYAFPGGMMIGTDSHTVNAGGLGMVAIGVGGADAVDVMAGMAWELKFPKLIGVKLTGKLSGWTAPKDVILKVAGIVSAKGGTGAIVEYFGEGATSMSCTGKGTICNMGAEIGATTSTFGYDDSMERYLRATDRADVADEANKIRPYLTADAEVYANPEQYFDEVIEINLSELGPLLNGPFTPDLSTPIGRDMSAKAKENDWPIAVEWGLIGSCTNSSYEDLSRASSIAQQAIDKGLKMKSELGINPGSEKVRYTADRDGILGIFEKLDAKIFTNACGPCIGQWARYSDPKNAPKNSIVHSFNRNFAKRADGNPNTHAFVASPEITAAIAIAGRLDFNPLTDSLINENGEEVMFDEPTGWELPPKGFEVKDNGYLAPQADGSGVEVKVSSTSERLQLLTPFTPIGSEIKGAKLLIKAFGKCTTDHISMAGPWLRFRGHLDNISNNCLIGAVNAFGKKTNFVKNQLTGEFGGVPDTARAYKAAAVHTIVVGDHNYGEGSSREHAAMEPRHLGVVAVIVKSFARIHETNLKKQGMLGLTFATESDYDLIQEDDTFNFVDMADFAPGKQLTLEAVHADGSKDVIMLNHTYNQSQIDWYNEGSALNLIKKENV from the coding sequence ATGGCATTTGACATAGATATGATTAAGAAAGTTTACAGCCAAATGGCAGAACGCGTAGATGCAGCACGTGAAGTCGTTGGTAAGCCACTAACACTTTCAGAGAAAATTTTATACAATCACCTTTGGGATGGTAAAGCAACTAAAGCTTTTACTAGAGGTAAAGATTATGTGGATTTTGCTCCAGATCGTATTGCTTTACAAGATGCAACAGCTCAAATGGCTTTATTGCAATTTATGCAAGCAGGTAAAAGTAAAGTTGCAGTGCCAACAACTACGCATTGCGATCACTTAATTCAAGCTAAAGATGGTGCTTCTACCGATTTAAAAAACGCTAATAATACATCTAGTGAAGTTTTTAATTTCTTAGAATCGGTATCTAATAAATATGGTTTAGGTTTCTGGAAGCCAGGAGCAGGAATTATTCACCAAGTAGTATTAGAAAATTATGCATTTCCAGGAGGAATGATGATTGGTACAGATTCTCATACAGTAAACGCTGGTGGATTAGGAATGGTTGCTATTGGAGTTGGTGGAGCAGATGCTGTAGATGTTATGGCTGGAATGGCTTGGGAACTTAAATTCCCTAAATTAATAGGTGTTAAATTAACAGGTAAATTATCAGGTTGGACAGCACCAAAAGATGTTATATTAAAAGTAGCAGGAATTGTCTCGGCAAAAGGAGGAACAGGAGCAATAGTTGAGTACTTTGGAGAAGGAGCAACCTCTATGTCTTGTACAGGAAAAGGTACTATTTGTAATATGGGAGCCGAAATTGGAGCAACAACTTCAACTTTTGGTTACGATGATTCTATGGAACGTTATTTACGTGCTACAGATAGAGCAGATGTTGCAGACGAAGCAAATAAAATTAGACCATATTTAACTGCTGATGCAGAAGTTTATGCTAATCCAGAGCAATATTTTGATGAAGTTATTGAAATTAATTTATCTGAATTAGGACCATTGTTAAACGGACCTTTTACACCAGATTTATCTACACCAATTGGTAGAGATATGTCAGCTAAAGCAAAAGAAAACGATTGGCCTATAGCTGTAGAATGGGGATTAATAGGGTCTTGTACGAACTCTTCTTACGAAGATTTATCTCGTGCATCTTCTATTGCTCAACAGGCTATAGACAAAGGTTTAAAAATGAAATCTGAATTAGGAATTAACCCTGGTTCTGAAAAAGTAAGATACACAGCAGATAGAGATGGTATTTTAGGCATCTTCGAAAAACTAGATGCTAAAATATTTACAAACGCTTGTGGACCATGTATTGGACAATGGGCAAGATATAGCGATCCTAAAAATGCACCAAAAAATAGTATTGTACATTCTTTTAATAGAAACTTTGCTAAGCGTGCAGATGGAAACCCAAATACACATGCCTTTGTTGCATCACCAGAAATAACTGCTGCAATAGCAATTGCTGGTCGTTTAGATTTTAATCCGTTAACAGATAGTTTAATTAACGAAAACGGAGAAGAAGTAATGTTCGATGAGCCAACAGGATGGGAATTACCACCTAAAGGTTTCGAAGTTAAAGACAACGGTTACTTAGCACCTCAAGCAGATGGAAGTGGAGTAGAAGTTAAAGTGAGTTCAACGTCTGAACGCTTACAATTATTAACACCTTTTACACCAATTGGAAGTGAAATTAAAGGAGCTAAATTATTAATAAAAGCATTTGGAAAATGTACAACAGACCATATTTCTATGGCTGGACCTTGGTTACGTTTCCGTGGACACTTAGATAATATTTCTAATAATTGTTTAATAGGTGCAGTTAACGCATTTGGTAAGAAAACCAACTTTGTTAAAAATCAATTAACAGGAGAATTTGGTGGAGTGCCAGATACGGCAAGAGCTTATAAAGCTGCTGCAGTTCATACAATTGTAGTAGGGGATCATAACTATGGTGAAGGATCTTCTAGAGAGCATGCAGCAATGGAGCCAAGACACTTAGGTGTTGTTGCTGTTATTGTAAAATCTTTTGCACGTATTCACGAAACAAACTTGAAAAAACAAGGGATGTTAGGTTTAACATTTGCTACAGAAAGTGATTACGATTTAATACAGGAGGATGATACATTCAACTTTGTTGATATGGCAGATTTTGCACCAGGAAAACAATTAACACTAGAAGCTGTTCATGCAGATGGAAGTAAAGATGTTATTATGCTTAATCATACGTATAATCAATCTCAAATAGATTGGTATAACGAAGGTTCTGCATTAAATTTAATAAAAAAGGAGAACGTTTAA
- a CDS encoding bifunctional aconitate hydratase 2/2-methylisocitrate dehydratase, with protein sequence MNIYNDYLKQIENRKEQGLRPQPIDGAELLSQIIDQIKDLDNEHREGSLNFFIYNVLPGTTSAAGVKAKFLKEIILGESVVKEITPTFALEQLSHMKGGPSVKVLLDIALGNDADLAKQSAEILKTQVFLYEADTDRLEDAFKNGSKIAKGIIESYAKAEFFTKLPEIDETIDVVTYVAGVGDISTDLLSPGGDAHSRSDRELHGQCMFEHNKDMQNELLALKEQHPDKRVMLIAEKGTMGVGSSRMSGVNNVALWTGVPFSQYVPFINFAPVIAGTNGIAPIFLTTVGVTGGIGLDLKNWVQQKDAEGNTVRDENGEPILKETYSVATGTILTINTKEKKLYNGDKELKDISAAFTPQKMEFMKAGGSYAVVFGKKLQTFAAKTLGIEAPQVYATAKEVSIEGQGLTAVEKIFNKNAVGTSGATLHAGSYVRAEVNIVGSQDTTGLMTSQELEMMAATVISPIVDGAYQSGCHTASVWDDKSKANIPRLMSFMNDFGLITGRDPKGKYFPMTDVIHKVLNDITVGDWDIIIGGDSHTRMSKGVAFGADSGTVALALATGEASMPIPESVKVTFKGEMKSYMDFRDVVHATQSQMLKQFGGENVFQGRVIEVHIGTLTADEAFTFTDWTAEMKAKASICISEDDTLIESLEIAKGRIQIMIEKGMDNAKQVLKGLVDKAETRIIELKTGIKPSLRPDANAKYHAEVIIDLDEIVEPMIADPDVNNDDVSKRYTHDNIRPLSYYGGTKKVDLGFVGSCMVHKGDMKILAQMLKNVEAQYGKVEFKAPLIVAPPTYNIVDELKAEGDWEVLVRYSGFEFDDNAPKGEARTGYENMLYLERPGCNLCMGNQEKAAPGDTVMATSTRLFQGRVVKDSGEKKGESLLSSTPVVVLSTILGRTPTMAEYEAAVDGIVLTKFKPSTKQLVR encoded by the coding sequence ATGAACATTTATAACGATTACCTTAAGCAGATCGAGAACCGAAAAGAGCAAGGGCTTCGCCCTCAACCAATTGATGGTGCTGAATTACTTAGCCAAATCATTGATCAAATTAAAGATTTAGATAACGAGCATAGAGAAGGTTCTCTTAACTTTTTTATCTATAACGTTTTACCTGGTACCACTAGTGCTGCTGGTGTTAAAGCAAAATTTTTAAAAGAGATTATTTTAGGGGAATCTGTAGTAAAAGAGATAACACCTACTTTTGCTCTCGAGCAATTATCACACATGAAAGGTGGACCTTCTGTAAAGGTATTGTTAGATATAGCTTTAGGTAATGATGCTGATTTAGCAAAACAGTCTGCTGAAATTTTAAAAACACAAGTTTTTCTTTACGAAGCAGATACAGATCGTTTAGAAGATGCTTTTAAAAATGGAAGTAAAATAGCAAAAGGTATTATTGAAAGCTACGCTAAAGCTGAGTTTTTTACTAAGCTTCCAGAAATAGACGAAACAATAGATGTAGTTACTTATGTTGCTGGTGTTGGTGATATTTCAACAGATTTATTATCTCCTGGAGGAGATGCGCATTCAAGATCAGATCGTGAATTACATGGTCAATGTATGTTTGAGCATAATAAAGACATGCAAAATGAATTACTAGCTTTAAAAGAACAACATCCTGATAAGCGTGTAATGCTAATTGCAGAAAAAGGAACAATGGGAGTTGGTTCTTCTAGAATGTCTGGTGTAAACAATGTGGCTTTATGGACAGGTGTTCCTTTTAGTCAATATGTACCATTTATTAATTTTGCTCCAGTAATTGCAGGTACTAATGGTATTGCTCCAATTTTCTTAACAACAGTAGGTGTAACAGGTGGTATAGGTTTAGATCTTAAAAACTGGGTACAACAAAAAGATGCAGAAGGAAATACTGTTAGAGATGAAAATGGTGAGCCAATATTAAAAGAAACGTATTCTGTAGCTACAGGTACAATTCTTACAATTAATACAAAAGAGAAAAAATTATATAACGGAGATAAAGAACTTAAAGATATTTCTGCAGCATTTACACCACAAAAAATGGAGTTTATGAAAGCAGGAGGTTCTTATGCTGTTGTTTTTGGTAAAAAATTACAAACATTTGCAGCAAAAACTTTAGGAATTGAAGCTCCTCAAGTATATGCTACTGCAAAAGAAGTGTCTATTGAAGGACAAGGATTAACAGCAGTTGAGAAAATATTCAATAAAAATGCAGTAGGAACTTCAGGAGCAACTTTACATGCTGGTTCTTACGTTCGTGCTGAAGTAAATATTGTGGGTTCTCAAGATACTACAGGATTAATGACGTCTCAAGAATTAGAGATGATGGCTGCTACAGTTATTTCTCCAATAGTTGATGGTGCATACCAATCTGGTTGTCATACAGCTTCTGTTTGGGATGATAAGTCTAAAGCTAATATTCCAAGATTAATGAGCTTCATGAACGACTTTGGTTTAATTACAGGTCGTGATCCAAAAGGAAAGTACTTTCCAATGACAGATGTTATTCATAAAGTATTAAACGATATTACAGTAGGAGATTGGGACATCATTATTGGTGGAGATTCTCATACACGTATGTCTAAAGGTGTTGCTTTTGGAGCAGATTCTGGTACTGTAGCATTAGCATTAGCTACGGGTGAGGCAAGTATGCCAATTCCCGAATCGGTTAAAGTAACTTTTAAAGGAGAAATGAAATCGTATATGGATTTCCGCGATGTTGTTCACGCAACACAATCTCAAATGTTAAAGCAATTTGGTGGTGAAAACGTATTCCAAGGTCGTGTTATTGAAGTACACATTGGAACGCTTACTGCAGATGAAGCTTTTACATTTACAGACTGGACAGCAGAAATGAAAGCAAAAGCATCTATTTGTATTTCTGAAGATGATACGTTAATTGAATCTTTAGAGATTGCAAAAGGTCGTATCCAAATCATGATTGAAAAAGGAATGGATAATGCTAAGCAAGTACTTAAAGGTTTAGTAGACAAAGCAGAAACTAGAATTATAGAGCTTAAAACGGGCATAAAACCATCTTTAAGACCAGATGCTAACGCTAAATATCATGCCGAAGTTATTATTGATTTAGATGAGATAGTAGAGCCAATGATTGCTGATCCAGATGTAAATAACGACGATGTTTCTAAACGTTACACACATGACAACATTAGACCATTATCTTACTACGGAGGAACTAAAAAAGTAGATTTAGGTTTCGTAGGATCTTGTATGGTTCACAAAGGTGATATGAAAATATTAGCTCAAATGTTAAAAAATGTAGAAGCTCAATATGGTAAAGTAGAGTTTAAAGCACCTTTAATTGTTGCACCTCCTACATATAATATTGTTGATGAGTTAAAAGCAGAAGGAGACTGGGAAGTTTTAGTAAGATACTCAGGTTTCGAGTTCGATGACAATGCACCTAAAGGAGAAGCACGTACAGGATACGAAAACATGTTATACTTAGAACGTCCAGGATGTAATTTATGTATGGGTAACCAAGAAAAAGCTGCGCCAGGAGATACTGTAATGGCGACTTCAACACGTTTATTCCAAGGTAGAGTTGTAAAAGATTCTGGAGAGAAAAAAGGTGAATCATTATTATCATCTACTCCAGTTGTAGTTTTATCTACAATTTTAGGTAGAACACCAACTATGGCAGAATATGAAGCTGCTGTTGATGGTATTGTTTTAACGAAGTTTAAACCTTCTACAAAGCAATTAGTGAGATAA
- a CDS encoding MoxR family ATPase, giving the protein MSDVAAINQLVIKYNALRQEIAKVIVGQDDVVNQILISIFSGGHALLIGVPGLAKTLMVNTIAQTLGLDFKRIQFTPDLMPSDILGSEILDESRNFKFIKGPIFANIILADEINRTPPKTQAALLEAMQERSVTVAGHNYKLDLPYFVLATQNPIEQEGTYPLPEAQLDRFMFAINLDYPTFDEEVQVVKATTSDAKPTVNALFNAQEIIDFQQLIRRIPVADNVIEYAVKMVAKTRPNKDTAADLVKQYIDWGAGPRASQNLILAAKTHAAINGKFSPDIENVQAVATSILRHRIIKNYKAEAEGVSEEQIIQSLF; this is encoded by the coding sequence ATGTCAGACGTAGCAGCTATCAACCAATTAGTAATTAAGTATAACGCATTAAGACAAGAGATTGCAAAAGTAATTGTAGGTCAAGACGATGTTGTTAATCAAATATTAATTTCCATTTTTTCTGGAGGACATGCCTTATTAATTGGTGTTCCTGGTTTAGCAAAAACGTTAATGGTAAATACCATTGCACAAACTTTAGGATTAGATTTTAAACGTATTCAGTTTACGCCAGATTTAATGCCTAGTGATATTCTTGGAAGTGAAATTCTAGACGAAAGCCGAAACTTTAAATTTATAAAAGGTCCAATATTCGCTAATATTATTTTAGCAGATGAAATAAACCGTACACCTCCTAAAACGCAAGCTGCTTTACTTGAAGCTATGCAAGAAAGATCTGTAACAGTTGCAGGGCATAATTACAAATTAGATTTACCATACTTTGTATTAGCAACACAGAATCCAATTGAGCAAGAAGGAACCTATCCTTTACCAGAAGCACAATTAGACCGTTTTATGTTTGCTATTAATTTAGATTACCCAACTTTCGATGAAGAGGTACAAGTAGTAAAAGCAACAACAAGCGATGCCAAACCAACTGTAAATGCATTATTTAATGCACAAGAAATTATAGATTTTCAGCAATTAATTCGCAGAATTCCTGTAGCAGATAATGTTATAGAATATGCTGTAAAAATGGTCGCTAAAACCAGACCAAACAAAGATACAGCTGCAGACTTAGTAAAGCAGTATATAGATTGGGGAGCAGGACCAAGAGCATCTCAAAACTTAATTTTAGCAGCAAAAACGCACGCTGCAATTAATGGTAAGTTTTCTCCAGATATTGAAAACGTACAAGCAGTAGCTACAAGTATTTTGCGTCATAGGATTATTAAAAATTATAAAGCTGAAGCTGAAGGTGTAAGTGAAGAGCAGATTATTCAAAGTCTGTTTTAA